In Humulus lupulus chromosome 6, drHumLupu1.1, whole genome shotgun sequence, a single genomic region encodes these proteins:
- the LOC133783539 gene encoding L-ascorbate oxidase homolog — translation MALIISLARVKLCSLLYFAAASLFAIVRAEDPYRFFDWNVTYGDIYPLGVRQQGILINGQFPGPDIHSVTNDNLIINVYNSLDEPFLLSWNGIQNRRNSFEDGVWGTTCPIPPGKNFTYILQVKDQIGSFYYFPSLAFHKAAGGFGGIRILSRPRIPVPFPDPAGDYTVLIGDWYKSNHTDLKAHLDGGKKLPSPDGILINGRGPNGYSLTVDQGKTYRLRISNVGLQNSLNFRIQNHKMKLVEVEGTHTLQTTYSSLDVHVGQSYSVLVTADQPGQDYYIVVSTRFTTGPDYLITTGVLHYSNSAGQVSGPPPGGPTIQIDWSLNQARSIRTNLTASGPRPNPQGSYHYGLIPLIKTFILASSAGQINDKQRYGFNSVSFIPIDTPLKVADFFKLGGFRVGSIADRPSGGGLYLDTAVLGADYRTFVEFVFQNDEDIVQSLHLDGYSFFVVGMDGGQWTTSSRDQYNLRDAVSRCTTQVYPKSWTAIHVALDNVGMWNLRSEFWARQYLGQQLYLRVYTASTSLRDEYPIPKNALLCGRASGRRTRPL, via the exons ATGGCGCTGATCATAAGTTTAGCGAGAGTCAAACTCTGTTCTCTGCTATATTTCGCCGCTGCTTCTCTCTTCGCCATTGTTAGGGCTGAAGATCCTTACAGGTTCTTTGACTGGAATGTCACTTATGGTGACATTTACCCGCTCGGTGTTCGCCAACAG GGAATCCTTATCAACGGACAATTTCCAGGACCAGATATTCATTCGGTTACTAATGACAATCTCATTATCAATGTTTACAATAGCTTGGACGAGCCTTTTCTCCTTTCTTG GAATGGAATTCAAAACAGGAGAAATTCTTTTGAAGATGGTGTATGGGGAACCACATGCCCAATACCCCCTGGCAAGAATTTCACATACATTCTCCAAGTGAAGGATCAGATTGGGAGCTTTTACTATTTTCCTTCTCTTGCATTCCACAAAGCTGCTGGTGGATTTGGAGGTATTAGAATCCTTAGCAGACCAAGAATCCCTGTTCCTTTTCCAGACCCTGCTGGTGATTACACTGTTCTTATTGGGGATTGGTACAAGTCCAACCACACG GATTTGAAAGCCCATCTTGATGGGGGTAAGAAGCTTCCTTCTCCTGATGGAATTCTCATCAATGGTCGTGGACCTAATGGTTATTCTCTTACTGTTGACCAAG GAAAAACTTACAGGCTTAGAATTTCAAATGTTGGGCTGCAAAATTCCCTAAACTTTCGCATTCAAAATCACAAAATGAAGTTGGTAGAAGTGGAGGGAACACATACTCTTCAGACCACCTACTCCTCCCTGGATGTACACGTAGGCCAATCTTACTCAGTTCTGGTGACAGCAGACCAGCCTGGACAAGATTACTACATTGTGGTTTCCACTCGTTTCACCACTGGCCCTGACTACCTCATTACAACCGGTGTTCTTCACTATAGTAATTCTGCTGGTCAAGTCTCTGGCCCACCTCCTGGTGGTCCCACCATCCAAATTGATTGGTCTTTGAACCAGGCCCGCTCTATCAG GACGAATCTTACAGCAAGTGGGCCAAGACCAAACCCACAAGGGTCGTACCACTATGGTCTTATCCCCTTGATCAAAACCTTCATACTTGCAAGTTCCGCGGGACAAATAAACGACAAGCAAAGATACGGATTCAACAGTGTATCTTTCATCCCAATCGATACTCCTCTTAAGGTCGCTGACTTCTTCAAACTTGGAGGCTTTCGTGTGGGAAGCATTGCCGATAGGCCTAGTGGCGGTGGATTGTACCTTGACACAGCAGTTCTTGGAGCTGATTATAGAACTTTTGTCGAATTTGTTTTCCAAAACGATGAAGACATTGTACAGAGCTTGCATTTGGATGGCTACTCTTTCTTTGTCGTTGG AATGGATGGAGGCCAGTGGACAACGTCTAGTAGAGATCAGTACAATCTCCGAGATGCAGTTTCACGTTGCACCACTCAG GTATATCCCAAGTCATGGACTGCCATACATGTGGCTTTGGACAATGTAGGTATGTGGAACTTGAGGTCTGAGTTCTGGGCTAGACAATATTTGGGACAACAACTGTACTTGCGTGTGTACACAGCATCAACTTCTTTAAGGGATGAGTACCCAATTCCAAAGAATGCACTTCTTTGTGGAAGAGCAAGTGGAAGACGTACTCGACCCCTTTGA